One Bacillus amyloliquefaciens DSM 7 = ATCC 23350 DNA window includes the following coding sequences:
- a CDS encoding Rho termination factor N-terminal domain-containing protein has translation MGATTFWLLEQELKRRANIDKAAQEKLSYDEMTVEQLKQVAKDKGISGYYNMKRETLLEKLKG, from the coding sequence ATGGGAGCAACAACCTTTTGGCTCTTGGAACAAGAATTGAAAAGGCGTGCAAACATCGATAAGGCAGCTCAAGAAAAACTGTCTTATGACGAAATGACTGTCGAGCAACTCAAGCAGGTAGCAAAGGATAAAGGGATCTCAGGTTATTACAACATGAAACGAGAAACACTTCTCGAAAAATTGAAAGGGTGA
- a CDS encoding fibronectin type III domain-containing protein, translating to MSLLLRPNAPQNLRFTSTSNSVTVNWDAVAGADSYNVYRGADKRLDKNVTKPEYSTDGLTPDTKLTINVTSVNESGESAMSEIATKTNAEGGSE from the coding sequence ATGAGCCTACTCCTACGCCCTAATGCGCCCCAAAATCTACGGTTTACAAGCACGAGTAATTCTGTGACTGTCAATTGGGATGCCGTAGCTGGGGCGGATTCATACAATGTTTATCGGGGAGCAGACAAACGTCTTGATAAGAATGTAACCAAGCCTGAATACAGCACGGACGGTCTAACGCCTGATACTAAGTTAACAATCAATGTCACTTCTGTTAATGAGAGCGGCGAATCTGCAATGTCGGAAATCGCAACTAAAACCAATGCAGAGGGAGGCAGCGAATAA
- a CDS encoding HK97 gp10 family phage protein, translated as MAEVSGRWVRQMQRATSEFRSRVIDDIKQLVTDTAELIYSHAVLNAPTAAIDGGNLKNSIEIDYQEGGLRAVISVGADYAVYVEYGTGIYAEEGGGRQTPWVYYDTKLNRWVVTRGMRAQPFWNPAVDEGMRYFASQM; from the coding sequence ATGGCTGAGGTGAGCGGAAGATGGGTCAGGCAGATGCAAAGAGCCACGAGCGAATTCAGAAGCCGGGTCATAGATGATATTAAGCAACTGGTCACAGACACGGCCGAGCTGATTTACAGCCATGCTGTTCTGAATGCTCCGACCGCCGCAATAGACGGGGGGAACCTGAAAAATTCAATTGAAATCGACTACCAAGAGGGCGGCTTACGGGCCGTTATTTCTGTTGGTGCCGATTATGCCGTATATGTGGAATACGGAACAGGGATTTACGCAGAGGAAGGCGGCGGCCGGCAAACGCCGTGGGTTTATTACGACACCAAGCTAAATAGATGGGTAGTCACCCGGGGAATGCGGGCGCAGCCGTTCTGGAATCCAGCTGTGGACGAAGGCATGCGGTATTTTGCCAGTCAAATGTGA
- a CDS encoding fibronectin type III domain-containing protein, giving the protein MRASPQCLRLLRKHKRLRPNVPRNITAKSATSNQVSFSWDAVKGATSYNIYRFYAKIATVSTNSYTSNPNLKPDTAYIFNVSAVNSAGESERSANFTIRTEKES; this is encoded by the coding sequence ATGCGGGCGAGTCCTCAATGTCTGAGATTGTTACGCAAACACAAGCGGTTACGCCCTAACGTACCCCGCAATATAACTGCGAAAAGCGCCACTTCAAATCAGGTGAGTTTTTCATGGGATGCGGTGAAAGGGGCGACATCTTACAACATTTACAGATTTTACGCAAAAATAGCGACTGTCTCAACGAACTCGTACACGTCGAATCCTAACCTGAAGCCGGATACCGCCTACATTTTTAACGTGTCGGCAGTGAACTCGGCCGGGGAATCGGAACGATCGGCCAATTTTACGATACGAACAGAAAAGGAATCATAG
- a CDS encoding fibronectin type III domain-containing protein, with protein sequence MNPLPARLSLRNSAARLRPNAPQNLSFTATTDSVTVKWDAVDGATSYKVYRGASKQLDANVTGTSHTLTGIAADTKLTVNVSAVNDAGESSMSEIVTQTQAVTP encoded by the coding sequence TTGAATCCTCTGCCGGCGCGACTAAGTTTGAGGAATTCGGCGGCACGACTACGCCCTAATGCGCCCCAAAATCTATCGTTCACGGCTACGACTGACAGCGTGACCGTGAAATGGGATGCGGTAGATGGGGCAACTTCATATAAGGTATACAGGGGAGCGAGCAAGCAACTGGACGCAAATGTCACAGGCACATCCCACACCTTGACAGGAATTGCGGCCGACACGAAACTGACGGTCAACGTCTCTGCTGTGAACGATGCGGGCGAGTCCTCAATGTCTGAGATTGTTACGCAAACACAAGCGGTTACGCCCTAA
- a CDS encoding phage minor head protein, whose amino-acid sequence MNQNDIDKYLDDMITEDAQKIDVVFASRLKEINAQIARLYAKYSKDGQLTFADANKYNRLNKEMERMAEESHKAFKTILTIVEALAAKQFLENYMRSAYLFELESVVNLGFSIPTAEVIRQAILNPIAELTLSAIYRRHRDDYVRQIQISVAQGLQAGEDYSKIARRIERATEFARRKARDVARTEAHRVQVSARMESAEKASKRSNLEKMWNATLDLKTRAGHRKLDGKTIERNGLFKSIYGGVGPAPGHMNNAKDDINCRCTITFKVNGVLPDTRRARKRGNGAGETIPYQTYEEWYKSIEERGK is encoded by the coding sequence ATGAACCAGAATGATATTGATAAGTACCTGGACGACATGATCACTGAGGATGCTCAGAAGATTGATGTCGTTTTTGCGTCTCGCTTAAAGGAGATCAATGCACAAATTGCCCGGCTGTATGCGAAGTACAGCAAGGACGGCCAGCTTACTTTTGCCGATGCCAACAAATACAATCGTCTGAACAAGGAAATGGAGAGGATGGCCGAGGAATCTCACAAGGCTTTCAAAACCATTCTGACAATTGTTGAGGCATTAGCAGCCAAGCAGTTTTTAGAGAATTACATGCGTTCTGCTTATCTATTTGAATTGGAATCTGTGGTAAACTTGGGTTTTAGCATCCCGACAGCCGAAGTCATTCGGCAGGCCATTCTAAACCCTATAGCCGAATTGACTTTGTCAGCGATATACAGGCGACATCGAGACGATTATGTCCGACAGATTCAAATTTCCGTCGCTCAGGGCCTGCAAGCGGGGGAGGATTATTCAAAGATCGCCCGCCGCATTGAAAGAGCGACGGAATTCGCGCGCAGAAAAGCCCGTGACGTAGCGAGAACAGAAGCTCATAGGGTACAAGTGTCGGCGAGGATGGAAAGCGCTGAGAAGGCCTCAAAACGGAGCAATCTTGAAAAAATGTGGAATGCTACCCTTGATCTTAAAACACGAGCCGGGCACAGGAAGCTGGACGGGAAGACAATAGAGCGCAATGGGCTCTTCAAATCAATTTACGGCGGCGTCGGGCCGGCTCCGGGGCACATGAATAATGCCAAGGATGATATTAACTGCCGTTGCACGATTACTTTCAAAGTAAACGGCGTGCTGCCGGATACAAGAAGGGCCCGTAAGCGCGGGAATGGAGCTGGCGAGACCATCCCATACCAAACCTATGAAGAGTGGTACAAATCCATTGAGGAAAGGGGGAAATGA
- a CDS encoding phage major tail protein, TP901-1 family produces MPDLLNGKDEIYFVQPMDAKGADGLFIAFQTEGSHTKEQDTLDESTKSGRIVGYGTKNESFELTYYAAVTDPGQEAIESAYDNEKAIKVWKVNKNKNKNDKHDSVFGHAIIESLEFSQPQDGFVEVSITLPVLGKTFKGELPPLSDEILAMIESSAGATKFEEFGGTTTP; encoded by the coding sequence ATGCCAGATTTATTAAACGGTAAAGATGAGATTTATTTTGTGCAGCCGATGGATGCAAAAGGGGCAGACGGGCTGTTCATCGCCTTTCAAACAGAAGGGTCACACACGAAAGAACAGGACACGCTGGATGAGTCCACAAAATCAGGCCGTATTGTCGGTTATGGTACAAAAAATGAAAGCTTTGAGCTGACTTATTATGCTGCTGTGACCGATCCGGGGCAGGAAGCGATTGAAAGTGCTTATGATAACGAAAAGGCAATTAAGGTCTGGAAAGTCAATAAAAACAAAAACAAAAATGATAAGCATGATTCTGTCTTTGGACATGCAATTATTGAAAGTTTGGAATTCAGTCAGCCGCAGGATGGGTTTGTTGAGGTTTCAATAACTCTGCCTGTGCTCGGGAAAACATTCAAAGGCGAATTGCCGCCACTATCAGATGAAATTTTAGCGATGATTGAATCCTCTGCCGGCGCGACTAAGTTTGAGGAATTCGGCGGCACGACTACGCCCTAA
- a CDS encoding DUF3168 domain-containing protein codes for MRSALWPLQAALFKRLSTDEELDGRVTGVFDAVPKDQQKPYVTMGDDDVSPFKTKTSSGEEINVVLHCWSGYNGKKEAMEILSLMLQALTSRPLTIEGFSLCRSEMRSMQVITDIDGYTRHGILRMRFTINN; via the coding sequence ATGCGATCTGCCCTGTGGCCGTTGCAGGCTGCTCTATTTAAGAGGTTATCAACAGACGAAGAGCTGGACGGGCGCGTCACGGGCGTCTTTGATGCAGTCCCGAAAGATCAGCAAAAGCCTTATGTGACAATGGGCGATGATGATGTATCCCCATTTAAAACCAAGACATCCAGCGGTGAAGAAATCAATGTGGTTTTACACTGCTGGTCAGGTTACAACGGAAAAAAAGAAGCAATGGAGATTCTGAGCCTCATGCTTCAAGCGTTAACAAGCAGGCCCCTAACAATAGAGGGCTTTTCTTTATGCCGTTCTGAGATGCGCAGCATGCAGGTGATCACCGATATTGACGGGTACACGCGTCACGGCATTCTCAGAATGCGCTTCACAATAAACAATTGA
- a CDS encoding phage head closure protein: MIYEEFPHVITFQRWEEVPDGGGGYVEKFTDYLTTEAFVGGITSREYYQAQQLQNPVDCNVYFPYRNDIEKTMRIIYENKVLTLKSDPIDQGGMHEIMNLKCQVTGVLKGNG; encoded by the coding sequence ATGATCTATGAAGAATTCCCGCATGTCATAACGTTTCAGCGGTGGGAAGAGGTGCCGGACGGCGGCGGGGGCTATGTTGAAAAATTCACTGATTATCTCACAACAGAGGCCTTTGTCGGTGGGATTACGTCCCGGGAATATTATCAGGCTCAACAGCTTCAGAATCCGGTTGATTGCAATGTGTATTTCCCGTACCGCAATGATATTGAGAAGACAATGCGGATCATCTACGAAAACAAGGTGCTGACTCTCAAATCAGATCCGATCGACCAGGGCGGCATGCATGAGATTATGAATTTGAAATGTCAGGTAACGGGGGTACTGAAGGGCAATGGCTGA
- a CDS encoding phage scaffolding protein, whose protein sequence is MSLKELLGDDLYAQVIEKAGDQKIDIVSNGQWFPKERFDAVNNEKKDLKSQLDERDQQLTALQKQAKGNEELQAAIEQLQEDNKKTAEEYQQKLDQQAFDFAIESALRDAKSKNIKAVKANLNLDGLKLADGKVIGLDEQLTALRESDSYLFEEDQKGAPSLAGRQPHDTANSGVHSPTGKNPFSQDHLNLTEQGHILKSDPEQARKLIIQAGGNPAIYGL, encoded by the coding sequence ATGAGTTTAAAAGAATTGCTCGGTGATGATTTATATGCTCAGGTGATCGAAAAAGCCGGAGATCAAAAGATTGATATTGTCAGTAACGGCCAATGGTTCCCAAAGGAGCGTTTTGATGCAGTCAACAATGAGAAGAAGGACTTGAAAAGCCAGCTTGACGAGCGGGACCAGCAATTGACTGCCTTGCAGAAACAGGCTAAAGGAAACGAAGAGCTTCAGGCGGCAATTGAACAATTGCAAGAAGACAACAAAAAAACTGCTGAGGAGTATCAGCAAAAATTAGATCAGCAGGCTTTTGACTTCGCGATTGAATCAGCATTGCGGGATGCGAAGTCAAAAAACATCAAGGCTGTTAAAGCCAATTTAAATCTTGATGGTTTGAAATTAGCTGACGGCAAGGTGATTGGTCTTGACGAACAGCTAACGGCTCTCAGGGAAAGCGACAGCTATCTTTTTGAGGAAGACCAAAAAGGCGCTCCGTCTTTAGCAGGTAGGCAGCCACACGACACAGCAAATTCAGGTGTTCATTCACCAACAGGCAAGAATCCATTTAGTCAGGACCATTTAAACCTGACTGAGCAAGGTCACATTTTGAAAAGTGATCCAGAACAAGCAAGAAAATTAATTATCCAAGCAGGCGGAAATCCTGCAATCTATGGATTATAA
- a CDS encoding tail assembly chaperone, which yields MAYLTIGDKEYKSRCDFAFDRLANEKYSTEDEKGKGGTMNIYMSLLNEEASYLSAFWDCALAYLKKEKPSTEAIEEAIMKIIDEDETGEAIDKMINEAFTTLDSAGFFKGVIRQRWKMMEKMNKGKKPAPNETPEMEAKRLEDEENGKEVLKMMKEAYKERTGSTTTK from the coding sequence ATGGCTTACTTAACTATCGGAGATAAAGAATACAAATCACGTTGCGACTTTGCTTTTGACAGATTGGCAAACGAAAAATACTCCACTGAGGACGAAAAGGGCAAAGGCGGCACAATGAATATTTACATGAGTCTGCTGAATGAAGAGGCTTCCTACCTTTCTGCTTTTTGGGATTGCGCACTTGCTTACTTGAAGAAAGAAAAGCCTTCAACTGAGGCTATTGAAGAAGCAATCATGAAAATCATTGATGAAGACGAGACAGGCGAGGCAATTGACAAGATGATCAATGAAGCATTCACGACACTGGACTCAGCGGGTTTTTTCAAAGGTGTGATCCGTCAGCGTTGGAAGATGATGGAGAAGATGAACAAAGGGAAGAAACCGGCTCCGAACGAAACACCGGAAATGGAAGCGAAACGGTTGGAGGACGAAGAGAACGGCAAGGAAGTCTTGAAGATGATGAAAGAGGCATACAAAGAGAGAACGGGATCGACTACGACCAAATAA
- a CDS encoding phage head-tail connector protein — protein sequence MDIQQVKRMIGITTDKHDAYLSEVVPILIEVAADECKNTFDPKALPAGVKIFVAKAAEYNMTPSGLSGRSMGDVSYSYNTEFPQHIMKNLYPYRKAFR from the coding sequence ATGGACATCCAACAAGTGAAACGAATGATAGGGATAACAACCGATAAGCATGACGCTTATTTGTCTGAGGTTGTCCCTATTTTAATTGAGGTTGCCGCAGACGAATGCAAAAATACTTTTGATCCAAAAGCGCTGCCCGCTGGTGTAAAAATATTTGTTGCGAAAGCGGCTGAATACAATATGACGCCGTCTGGTCTGTCTGGGAGAAGTATGGGGGATGTGTCATATTCGTATAACACGGAATTCCCGCAACACATTATGAAGAATCTGTACCCATACAGAAAGGCATTCCGATGA